From the genome of Pseudomonas sp. AB6, one region includes:
- a CDS encoding LysR family transcriptional regulator: MSTRRPDPLAQVSDFDVRLLRIFRSVVECGGFSAAESVLGIGRSAISQQMSDLEQRLGLRLCQRGRAGFSLTEEGREVYQSALQLLGALESFRTEVNGLHLHLRGELNIGLTDNLVTLPHMRITHALAQLKERGPDVHINIRMIAPNEVEQGVLDGRLHLGVVPQASALSGLEYQPLYSERSLLYCAVGHPLFYMDDAALTDARLDEQDAIAPTFRLPADIQAHYQVLNCTASASDREGMAFLILTGRYIGYLPDHYASLWVQQGRLRALKSGTRFYDLTLASVTRKGRRPHLVLESFLNSLAATR; this comes from the coding sequence ATGAGTACTCGTAGGCCCGATCCATTGGCCCAAGTCAGCGACTTCGACGTGCGCTTGCTGCGTATCTTCCGAAGCGTTGTCGAATGCGGCGGCTTCTCGGCCGCCGAAAGTGTGCTGGGTATTGGCCGCTCGGCGATCAGTCAGCAAATGAGCGACCTAGAGCAGCGCTTGGGATTACGCCTGTGCCAGCGGGGGCGGGCGGGGTTTTCTCTGACGGAAGAAGGCCGGGAAGTCTATCAATCAGCTCTGCAACTGTTGGGCGCACTGGAAAGTTTTCGCACTGAGGTCAACGGCCTGCACCTGCATTTACGCGGAGAACTGAACATTGGCTTGACTGACAACCTCGTCACCCTCCCCCATATGCGCATTACCCATGCACTGGCCCAATTGAAGGAGCGTGGGCCGGACGTACATATCAACATCCGAATGATCGCGCCCAACGAAGTTGAACAAGGCGTGCTTGATGGGCGTTTGCACTTGGGCGTCGTCCCTCAGGCCAGTGCTTTGTCCGGACTTGAATATCAACCGTTGTACAGCGAGCGGTCACTGCTCTATTGCGCGGTAGGTCATCCGCTCTTCTATATGGACGATGCGGCACTCACCGACGCCCGATTGGATGAGCAAGACGCCATCGCGCCGACCTTTCGATTGCCAGCCGACATTCAAGCGCATTACCAGGTGCTGAACTGCACCGCCAGCGCCTCTGATCGCGAGGGTATGGCCTTCCTGATTCTTACTGGACGCTACATTGGCTACTTACCGGATCACTACGCAAGCTTATGGGTGCAGCAAGGCCGACTCCGAGCCTTAAAATCTGGCACACGCTTCTATGACCTGACACTGGCCTCGGTCACCCGCAAAGGCCGGCGCCCTCATCTGGTGCTGGAAAGTTTTTTAAACAGTCTCGCCGCAACACGCTGA
- a CDS encoding aspartate aminotransferase family protein: MNLPETAETSLASQLKLDAHWMPYTANRSFQRDPRLIVAAHGSYLTDDQGRKIYDSLSGLWTCGAGHTRKEIQEAVSRQLGTLDYSPAFQHGHPLSFQLAEKITELTPGNLNHVFYTNSGSECADTAVKMVRAYWRLKGQATKTKMIGRARGYHGVNIAGTSLGGVNGNRKMFGQLMDVDHLPHTLLASNAFSRGMPELGGIALADEMLKLIELHDASNIAAVIVEPMAGSAGVLVPPQGYLKRLREICDQHNILLIFDEVITGFGRTGSMFGADSFGVTPDLMCIAKQITNGAIPMGAVVASTEIYQTFMNQPTPEYAVEFPHGYTYSAHPVACAAGLASLELLHRENLVQQVAEVAPHFEKALHGIKGTKNVVDIRNYGMAGAIQIAPRDGDAIVRPYEAGIKLWKAGFYVRFGGDTLQFGPTFNSKPEDLDRLFDAVGEVLNQID; encoded by the coding sequence ATGAATCTTCCCGAAACTGCTGAAACATCGTTGGCCAGCCAATTGAAGCTCGACGCTCATTGGATGCCGTACACCGCCAACCGTAGTTTTCAGCGAGACCCTCGGCTCATCGTTGCAGCCCATGGCAGTTACCTGACTGATGATCAAGGCCGCAAGATTTACGACTCATTGTCTGGGTTGTGGACTTGTGGTGCCGGGCATACGCGCAAGGAGATTCAAGAGGCTGTATCGCGCCAGTTGGGGACGCTCGATTACTCGCCGGCGTTCCAGCATGGTCACCCGTTGTCGTTTCAGTTGGCAGAGAAAATCACTGAGCTAACTCCAGGTAATTTGAACCACGTCTTCTATACCAACTCTGGTTCCGAATGTGCGGATACGGCGGTCAAGATGGTGCGGGCTTATTGGAGGTTGAAAGGGCAGGCCACCAAAACCAAGATGATCGGCCGGGCCCGCGGTTATCACGGTGTCAATATCGCGGGCACTAGCCTGGGCGGCGTCAACGGCAACCGCAAAATGTTTGGCCAGCTCATGGATGTCGATCATCTGCCCCACACCTTGTTGGCCAGCAACGCTTTTTCGCGGGGTATGCCCGAGCTGGGTGGTATTGCACTGGCGGATGAAATGCTCAAATTGATTGAGCTGCACGACGCGTCCAACATTGCCGCTGTGATTGTCGAGCCCATGGCCGGTTCGGCCGGTGTGTTGGTGCCGCCACAAGGCTATCTGAAACGTCTTCGGGAGATTTGCGATCAGCACAACATCTTGCTGATCTTCGATGAAGTCATCACCGGGTTTGGCCGTACTGGCTCAATGTTCGGTGCGGACAGCTTTGGCGTAACGCCGGACCTTATGTGTATTGCTAAGCAAATCACTAATGGCGCGATTCCCATGGGGGCGGTTGTCGCAAGCACCGAGATCTATCAAACCTTCATGAATCAGCCGACACCGGAATACGCGGTCGAATTTCCACACGGCTATACCTACTCCGCGCACCCGGTTGCGTGCGCTGCTGGCCTGGCTTCGCTGGAGTTGCTGCATCGGGAGAATCTGGTTCAACAGGTCGCCGAAGTTGCACCGCATTTTGAAAAGGCGCTGCACGGCATTAAGGGTACGAAAAACGTCGTGGACATCCGCAACTACGGCATGGCCGGTGCGATCCAAATCGCCCCGCGTGATGGCGATGCAATTGTGCGTCCATATGAAGCAGGGATAAAACTCTGGAAGGCTGGCTTCTATGTACGCTTTGGCGGCGACACGTTGCAGTTTGGGCCTACCTTTAATAGCAAGCCAGAGGACCTGGATCGGTTGTTCGATGCGGTGGGCGAGGTGCTGAACCAGATCGACTGA
- a CDS encoding GNAT family protein, which yields MTTLIQRLIPDHASAYRALMLEAYRLHPDAFTSDVEEREALSIGWWEKRLDIGSDAADVVFAAFEGLDLLGVVGLSVEKRRKANHKSTLFGMYVPLAHREKGIGYELLRTVLAFAKSQPQLLLVQLTVTEGNRGAQGLYERMGFKLFGVEPLAVAVGRRFVSKVHMWHDLRSTNCEN from the coding sequence ATGACTACGTTGATTCAGCGACTGATCCCGGATCATGCATCTGCATATCGAGCGCTGATGCTTGAGGCTTACCGTCTTCATCCCGATGCTTTTACTTCAGATGTCGAAGAGCGCGAAGCCTTGTCCATCGGCTGGTGGGAGAAAAGGCTGGATATTGGATCTGATGCTGCCGATGTCGTATTCGCTGCATTTGAGGGCTTGGATTTGCTTGGCGTCGTCGGCCTTTCTGTTGAGAAAAGAAGAAAGGCCAACCACAAATCCACGCTCTTCGGAATGTACGTTCCACTCGCTCATCGAGAGAAAGGCATCGGATATGAACTGCTACGCACTGTCTTGGCTTTTGCGAAATCTCAGCCTCAGCTTTTGCTCGTTCAGCTCACCGTCACCGAAGGTAATAGGGGTGCGCAAGGGCTCTATGAACGAATGGGGTTCAAGCTTTTTGGAGTAGAACCTTTGGCGGTAGCAGTAGGGCGGCGGTTCGTTTCAAAAGTGCATATGTGGCACGATCTTCGAAGCACTAACTGCGAAAACTAA
- a CDS encoding FMN-dependent NADH-azoreductase yields MSRLLTIETSSRGDASISRQLTRRFVKAWEAANPRGTVKVRDLTATPLAFVTASWLQAYFTPETQHSPEMKTVLQLSDELAAELLETDHLVISTPVYNYNVPAALKAWVDHVVRKGLTLGLDGKGLVTGKKATVLLASGGVYTSDSPIRDRDIATQYLELILNVLGITDVTFIAAGGAKAVDLGEITMCDFLDTFDHQIQKSLA; encoded by the coding sequence ATGTCCAGACTACTCACGATAGAAACCAGCTCACGTGGAGATGCTTCAATCTCCCGGCAGCTCACTCGCCGATTCGTGAAGGCGTGGGAAGCAGCGAACCCTAGAGGAACCGTCAAGGTGCGGGATCTAACGGCCACCCCGCTTGCATTCGTGACGGCTTCTTGGCTGCAAGCTTACTTCACCCCTGAAACCCAACATTCGCCTGAAATGAAAACCGTGTTGCAGCTATCCGATGAGCTTGCCGCCGAGTTGCTCGAAACCGATCACTTGGTTATTTCAACGCCGGTCTACAACTACAACGTCCCCGCGGCGCTTAAGGCTTGGGTGGATCACGTAGTACGTAAAGGCCTGACTTTAGGCCTTGATGGCAAAGGGCTGGTGACTGGTAAAAAAGCGACGGTGCTGCTCGCCTCTGGAGGCGTATACACCAGCGACTCCCCCATTAGAGACCGTGACATTGCTACCCAATATTTAGAACTGATCCTAAACGTCCTAGGCATCACCGATGTCACCTTTATTGCTGCCGGCGGCGCTAAAGCTGTAGATCTCGGAGAAATCACCATGTGCGATTTTCTCGATACCTTTGATCATCAAATTCAGAAATCGCTAGCTTAG
- a CDS encoding LysR family transcriptional regulator: MIGNLSLDQLRILATIADTGSFSATGRHLRRAQSAISQSIATLESVQGVTLFDRSGHRPTLTEVGRVLVVQARAVLASAAQFEAMAASTAAGVEPELALAIDPLVPSAPLIESLGAIREAFPHLAVSFSTEGLGGAERRLRNGDAALALCTLIPTVPDDVTALPLLSVNLRPVVASGHPLAKLGRRATSADLTPYVQLVLSDPVSPGGPSYGVTGSQQWRFVDLARRLDFLLAGFGWCRMPEHLIADHLASGRLLPLELAAELERTPDTLTIYAAHMQNRSLGKAGRWLLNDLTRRLCI; this comes from the coding sequence ATGATCGGAAATCTCAGTCTGGATCAGTTGCGGATACTTGCGACCATTGCGGATACAGGCAGTTTTTCGGCAACGGGGCGTCATCTGCGGCGTGCCCAATCGGCCATTAGTCAGTCGATTGCCACGCTTGAGTCAGTTCAAGGGGTGACGCTGTTTGATCGCAGCGGTCATCGTCCAACTCTCACCGAGGTGGGCAGAGTGCTAGTGGTTCAAGCACGCGCAGTGCTGGCAAGCGCCGCCCAGTTTGAAGCGATGGCAGCAAGTACGGCGGCAGGGGTCGAGCCGGAACTGGCTCTTGCCATAGACCCTTTAGTCCCCAGTGCCCCGCTCATCGAAAGCCTCGGCGCTATTCGCGAAGCTTTTCCTCATCTGGCAGTGAGTTTTTCCACAGAAGGCTTAGGCGGCGCAGAGCGCCGATTGCGCAACGGCGATGCGGCGCTGGCACTTTGTACCTTAATTCCCACGGTCCCAGACGATGTCACCGCACTGCCACTGCTCAGCGTCAACTTGAGGCCAGTAGTAGCCAGCGGGCATCCGCTGGCTAAATTAGGCCGTCGGGCAACAAGTGCAGACTTGACGCCTTATGTGCAATTGGTACTTTCCGATCCGGTATCTCCCGGCGGCCCTAGCTATGGAGTGACAGGCAGTCAGCAGTGGCGGTTTGTAGATTTGGCACGGCGGCTGGACTTTTTGCTCGCCGGGTTCGGTTGGTGCCGAATGCCAGAGCATCTGATTGCGGATCATCTGGCTTCAGGGCGCCTACTGCCGCTTGAGTTGGCCGCCGAGCTTGAGCGCACACCAGACACACTTACGATCTACGCAGCGCATATGCAAAATCGGTCTTTAGGAAAAGCGGGGCGGTGGCTTCTGAATGATCTGACCCGTCGTCTTTGCATCTGA
- the recC gene encoding exodeoxyribonuclease V subunit gamma, protein MPVTPTLIAGFMVVHGNRLDVLRSLVVSWMRRYPLAPLENEIALVQSNGIAQWLKLALAEDPQEGDLGGCGISAAIDVQLPGSFMWQLYRIVLGRDEIPAASLLDKAPLTWRLMRLLPSLIDQPHFEPLQRFLTADTDLRKRYQLSERLADLFDQYQVYRADWLEDWAAGRHQLRNGRGEAKALTPANCWQAELWRALLLDVGEEGMGQSRAGVHQRFIERINTLTEAPAGLPSRVIVFGISSLPAQALEALAGLAKFSQVLLCVHNPCRHHWADIVADKDLLRHQYKRQTRKAGMPVVLDPEALHQHAHPLLAAWGKQGRDYINLLDSYDDPNSYRAAFRDGRIDLFSESEPHTLLNQLQDDILELRPLNETRALWPAVDPAHDRSIRFHVAHSAQREVEILHDQLLARFSANANLRPRDVIVMVPDIDSYAPHIRAVFGQLERDDRRFIPFTLADQGQRGREPLLIAVEHLLKIPDSRFPVSEILDLLDVPALRARFGVEERDLVTLHRWIEGAGVRWGLNAQQRAGLGLPDELEQNSWHFGLRRMLLGYAVGAGAAFDGIEPYDEIGGLDAALIGPLVALIDALQVAHTELSMPATPQVWGMRMQALVQLFFRSDSEHDDYLLGQLEQLRETWLETCETVGLLDELPLTVVREAWLAGLDQGRLSQRFLAGSVNFCTLMPMRAIPFKLVCLLGMNDGDYPRAQPPLDFDLMGSDYRPGDRSRREDDRYLLLEALLSARDQLYISWVGRSIRDNSARPASVLIGQLRDHLASGWTLEDAVQPEDTQKRDPGQQLLHALTLEHPLQPFSAQYFHQDTGFFSYAREWQMLHQPQTVVKESLSLPEYEQGEPLSLLQLQDFLRNPVRHFFSQRLKIYFEVAQAPLADEEPFVLDALERYSLSESLLGAALTCPEQVSEALTAQARRLQGSGLLPMAGFGTSLQEELIEPLPDLLQRYQDLLVRWPRPLSSALPVSFIHEKISLDGWLSGLHQNNNGDLLAVTAIPNAIGSEKTRKWHRLTRPWVVHLVACACDLPLSTAVVASDETLLLAPLEKQSAIKALTYLLMAWQTGMQRPLPVAVKTAFAWLGQRDESKAEAAACKAYEGDGVNTDGERRESTALARQFTDFAALTDSEEFVGWCDALYRPLYEAAWQSLSTEASA, encoded by the coding sequence ATGCCGGTTACACCGACGCTCATTGCTGGATTCATGGTTGTCCATGGCAACCGACTGGACGTATTGCGCAGTCTGGTCGTTTCCTGGATGCGCCGTTATCCGCTGGCCCCGCTGGAGAATGAAATTGCCTTGGTACAAAGCAACGGCATTGCCCAGTGGTTGAAGCTCGCGTTAGCTGAAGATCCCCAGGAAGGCGACCTTGGCGGCTGCGGCATCTCTGCGGCGATAGACGTTCAACTGCCAGGAAGTTTCATGTGGCAACTGTACCGAATAGTGCTAGGTCGCGATGAAATTCCGGCAGCCTCGCTGTTGGACAAAGCCCCGCTGACGTGGCGCTTAATGCGATTGCTACCGTCGCTGATTGATCAGCCACATTTCGAACCCTTACAGCGCTTCCTCACGGCCGATACCGATTTGCGAAAGCGCTATCAACTGTCCGAGCGCTTGGCAGACTTGTTCGACCAATACCAGGTCTACCGAGCAGACTGGCTGGAAGACTGGGCGGCAGGCCGGCACCAGTTACGTAACGGTCGGGGAGAGGCTAAAGCCTTGACCCCCGCCAACTGCTGGCAAGCCGAATTGTGGCGTGCGCTATTGCTGGACGTTGGTGAAGAAGGCATGGGCCAGAGCCGGGCGGGCGTTCATCAGCGCTTTATCGAACGCATAAATACTCTGACCGAAGCGCCTGCTGGATTACCCTCGCGGGTCATCGTTTTCGGCATTTCCTCCCTGCCTGCCCAAGCGCTAGAAGCACTGGCCGGTCTGGCCAAATTCAGCCAGGTGTTGCTCTGCGTACATAACCCTTGTCGTCACCATTGGGCAGACATCGTCGCCGATAAAGACTTATTGCGGCACCAATACAAACGTCAGACGCGCAAAGCTGGAATGCCAGTCGTGCTGGACCCTGAAGCATTGCATCAACATGCCCATCCGCTGCTTGCGGCCTGGGGCAAGCAAGGCCGCGACTATATCAATCTGCTCGACAGCTACGACGACCCAAACAGCTATCGCGCAGCGTTCAGGGATGGGCGTATCGACTTGTTCAGTGAGAGCGAACCGCACACGCTCTTGAACCAACTCCAGGACGACATACTGGAGTTGCGCCCACTCAATGAGACCCGCGCGCTCTGGCCAGCTGTTGATCCCGCCCATGACCGTTCAATCCGTTTCCACGTTGCCCACAGCGCGCAACGTGAAGTCGAAATTCTTCACGATCAGTTACTGGCTCGCTTCAGTGCAAACGCCAATCTACGGCCCAGAGATGTCATCGTCATGGTCCCGGACATCGACAGCTATGCTCCCCACATTCGAGCGGTGTTCGGCCAGCTTGAGCGCGATGATCGACGCTTTATTCCCTTCACGCTTGCCGACCAAGGCCAGCGCGGTCGCGAGCCCTTGTTAATTGCGGTCGAACATCTGCTGAAAATTCCCGACAGCCGCTTCCCCGTCAGTGAGATTCTCGATCTTCTCGATGTCCCGGCATTGCGCGCCCGTTTCGGTGTTGAAGAGCGTGACCTCGTCACCCTGCATCGCTGGATCGAAGGTGCAGGTGTTCGCTGGGGGCTTAATGCTCAGCAGCGCGCCGGTCTCGGTTTGCCCGATGAGCTGGAACAAAACAGCTGGCATTTTGGCCTGCGTAGAATGTTGCTCGGCTATGCAGTGGGAGCAGGCGCGGCCTTTGATGGCATCGAACCCTATGACGAGATTGGCGGATTGGATGCTGCATTGATTGGTCCGCTGGTTGCTCTGATTGATGCCTTGCAGGTCGCGCACACCGAGCTTTCAATGCCGGCGACCCCGCAGGTGTGGGGCATGCGCATGCAGGCCTTGGTGCAGTTGTTCTTCAGGTCTGACAGTGAGCATGACGACTACTTGCTTGGCCAGCTTGAGCAACTCCGAGAAACCTGGCTGGAAACTTGCGAAACGGTCGGCTTGCTCGACGAGCTGCCGCTGACCGTTGTTCGTGAAGCGTGGCTAGCGGGCCTTGATCAAGGTCGCCTGTCGCAGCGCTTTTTGGCGGGCTCGGTGAATTTCTGCACGCTGATGCCGATGCGCGCTATTCCGTTCAAGCTGGTGTGCCTGCTGGGCATGAATGACGGCGACTACCCGCGCGCACAACCGCCGCTGGACTTCGATCTGATGGGCAGTGACTATCGCCCCGGAGACCGCTCGCGCCGGGAAGATGACCGATATTTACTGTTGGAAGCCCTACTCTCGGCCCGCGATCAGCTGTATATCAGCTGGGTCGGTCGCAGCATTCGCGACAACAGTGCGCGTCCGGCGTCGGTGTTGATTGGTCAGCTTCGCGATCACCTCGCCAGCGGTTGGACGCTGGAAGACGCCGTTCAACCTGAAGACACACAGAAACGCGATCCCGGCCAACAGCTGCTCCACGCGCTCACCCTCGAACATCCGCTACAGCCATTCAGCGCCCAGTACTTTCATCAAGACACCGGTTTTTTCAGTTACGCCCGTGAATGGCAGATGCTCCACCAGCCTCAAACCGTCGTGAAAGAATCCCTGTCGCTGCCCGAGTATGAGCAGGGCGAGCCCCTAAGCCTCCTGCAACTTCAGGATTTTTTGCGCAACCCGGTTCGCCACTTTTTCAGCCAGCGCTTGAAGATTTATTTCGAAGTGGCCCAAGCGCCGCTGGCTGATGAAGAGCCTTTTGTACTCGATGCGCTTGAGCGCTACAGCCTCAGCGAAAGTTTGCTCGGCGCCGCATTGACGTGCCCCGAGCAGGTGAGTGAGGCCTTAACCGCCCAAGCCCGAAGGTTGCAAGGCAGTGGACTACTGCCCATGGCCGGTTTCGGTACGAGCTTGCAAGAGGAGTTGATCGAGCCGTTGCCGGACCTGCTTCAGCGTTACCAGGATTTGCTGGTCCGCTGGCCCCGGCCGTTGAGCAGCGCGCTGCCAGTCAGCTTCATCCATGAAAAAATAAGTCTCGACGGCTGGTTGAGTGGTCTGCATCAAAACAACAACGGCGATTTGCTGGCCGTAACCGCGATCCCCAACGCCATCGGTTCGGAGAAGACCCGTAAATGGCATCGGTTGACGCGGCCGTGGGTGGTGCATCTGGTGGCCTGCGCCTGCGATCTGCCACTGAGTACCGCTGTGGTTGCCAGCGATGAAACGCTCTTATTGGCGCCGCTCGAGAAACAGTCCGCCATAAAAGCGCTTACCTATTTGTTAATGGCCTGGCAAACCGGCATGCAACGACCGTTGCCCGTTGCGGTTAAAACCGCATTCGCCTGGCTTGGCCAGCGTGATGAAAGCAAAGCCGAGGCCGCAGCCTGCAAAGCCTACGAAGGCGACGGCGTGAACACCGATGGTGAGCGACGGGAAAGTACCGCGCTGGCCCGCCAGTTCACGGATTTCGCTGCACTGACCGACAGCGAAGAGTTTGTCGGCTGGTGTGATGCCCTGTATCGACCTCTCTACGAAGCCGCTTGGCAATCCCTGTCCACCGAGGCCAGCGCATGA